The following coding sequences are from one Nonlabens arenilitoris window:
- a CDS encoding DUF2891 domain-containing protein: MKHFFYTLLLISLIACKDEGGEQQVVIIDKIATPQLLLDQANNLAELPLHCIETEYPNKMGHVTAAPEDQKRPTEQHPVFYGCFDWHSAVHGYWSAVTLIKQFPELEAREELLAKIKRNLTTENIAVEIAYLNTENNKTFERTYGWAWLLKLQQELDTWENPQGQELAQILQPLSDVVIERYTDYLPKLNYAIRVGEHSNTAFGMVFAWDYATHAGELELKAAIESKAKEFYMNDTDCPLSWEPSGYDFLSPCLEEIDIMRRILPAADFHQWVAAFIPHIQNGKLDIEIGRVSDRSDGKLVHIDGLNLSRAWVLYGLISQYPQQYAALQETADAHLTNTIPNLVADDYAGGHWLGSFAIYALQNASHVPEDL, encoded by the coding sequence ATGAAGCATTTTTTTTATACACTACTATTAATCAGTTTAATAGCCTGTAAAGATGAAGGTGGAGAACAACAAGTAGTAATCATCGATAAGATTGCAACACCGCAACTTCTTCTAGATCAGGCTAACAATCTCGCGGAACTACCTTTACATTGTATTGAGACTGAGTATCCTAATAAAATGGGGCATGTTACCGCAGCACCAGAAGACCAAAAACGACCAACAGAACAGCATCCTGTTTTCTACGGCTGTTTTGACTGGCATAGTGCAGTACACGGCTACTGGAGTGCTGTAACTTTAATAAAGCAGTTTCCAGAACTTGAGGCTAGAGAAGAATTGCTAGCAAAAATAAAACGCAATCTTACCACAGAGAATATCGCGGTCGAAATAGCGTACTTAAATACGGAGAATAATAAAACATTTGAACGCACTTATGGATGGGCATGGTTGCTCAAACTACAACAAGAACTAGACACTTGGGAAAATCCTCAAGGACAAGAACTAGCTCAAATTCTTCAACCATTAAGTGATGTCGTTATAGAGCGATATACAGACTACTTACCTAAACTTAATTATGCTATAAGAGTAGGTGAGCATTCTAACACAGCATTTGGGATGGTATTTGCCTGGGATTATGCAACACATGCCGGTGAACTAGAATTGAAAGCAGCCATAGAGTCTAAGGCCAAAGAATTTTATATGAATGATACCGATTGTCCATTATCGTGGGAACCTAGCGGCTATGATTTCTTATCACCATGTCTTGAAGAAATAGATATTATGAGGCGCATTTTACCAGCCGCAGATTTCCATCAATGGGTTGCTGCGTTTATACCTCATATTCAAAATGGAAAATTAGATATAGAAATAGGTCGTGTTTCAGACCGTAGTGATGGTAAACTAGTACATATCGATGGACTTAACCTCAGTCGTGCATGGGTACTTTATGGATTGATAAGTCAGTATCCACAGCAATATGCTGCATTACAAGAAACTGCAGATGCACATTTGACCAATACGATACCTAATCTGGTAGCAGACGACTATGCCGGTGGACATTGGTTGGGTAGCTTTGCTATTTATGCTTTACAAAATGCATCGCATGTTCCAGAAGATCTTTAA
- a CDS encoding TrkH family potassium uptake protein — MNKLKIWKNQYTKFKLKLSPQQNLFYGFFTYVIAGFVLLSLPWLQKTDIAFIDNLFTATSAVSTTGLVTVSIYDSYNFVGQLVIMSLFQLGGIGYLTFTTFMLLSTTRRITHWHKKLLNCEFTLPVTIKIKDFLKSVILFTVVMETIGAILFFIAFYNKGMPVGEAIWNSIFHSISAFCTAGFSLFNSGFTEYVDDGFVNFIIAFLAIAGSLGFIVVTDLVLWIKDRTHQLSFTSLIIFIGFAFLLSFGFIFMYFFEPTITALDGSARLYAAFFQTMSAMTTVGFNTVDYGSYSIPIILVTIFLMYVGASPSGTAGGIKITTLSAVFAIMKSRLRGSKEITFLGRKIPFERLYIATSSFIFYTSLIFIFTLALTFTDDFGLEKSLFEVSSALGTVGLSMGITGDLSSIGKMLIIIIMFIGRLGVLTFGLAIWSKSIQTEESVFIEDDIAV, encoded by the coding sequence ATGAACAAGCTTAAAATTTGGAAAAATCAATACACTAAGTTTAAATTAAAATTAAGTCCGCAGCAAAATCTCTTTTATGGCTTCTTTACCTATGTCATAGCTGGGTTTGTCTTACTGTCTCTTCCATGGTTGCAAAAAACTGACATCGCTTTTATAGATAACTTATTTACAGCTACTAGTGCAGTGTCTACTACAGGTCTAGTAACAGTAAGTATATATGATTCTTATAATTTTGTAGGTCAACTGGTGATCATGTCATTATTTCAATTAGGTGGTATAGGATATTTAACCTTTACAACTTTTATGTTATTATCCACAACCAGACGTATCACTCACTGGCATAAAAAGTTGTTGAATTGTGAGTTTACCTTACCTGTAACTATTAAAATTAAAGACTTTTTAAAATCTGTAATCCTTTTTACAGTTGTTATGGAAACGATAGGAGCTATTCTATTTTTTATAGCATTTTATAATAAAGGTATGCCTGTAGGCGAGGCAATTTGGAACTCTATTTTTCATAGTATTAGTGCATTTTGTACGGCAGGTTTTAGCCTTTTCAATAGTGGATTTACAGAATATGTAGATGATGGCTTTGTAAACTTTATTATCGCTTTTTTAGCAATAGCAGGCTCGTTAGGCTTTATAGTTGTGACGGATTTAGTGCTGTGGATTAAAGATCGTACCCATCAATTAAGTTTTACGTCACTCATCATATTTATAGGCTTTGCATTTTTGTTGAGTTTTGGATTTATATTTATGTACTTCTTTGAGCCTACTATAACGGCATTGGATGGAAGTGCCCGATTATATGCTGCATTTTTTCAAACTATGTCTGCAATGACCACCGTAGGATTTAATACGGTCGATTATGGATCCTATTCTATACCTATTATATTGGTAACCATTTTTTTAATGTATGTAGGTGCCTCGCCATCTGGAACTGCTGGAGGAATAAAAATAACAACACTATCTGCCGTATTTGCTATCATGAAAAGTAGGCTTAGAGGCTCAAAAGAAATTACTTTTCTAGGTCGTAAGATTCCTTTTGAAAGATTATATATCGCTACATCGTCTTTTATATTTTATACGAGCTTAATTTTCATTTTCACTCTAGCACTTACGTTTACTGATGACTTCGGTCTAGAAAAATCCCTATTTGAGGTCAGCTCTGCATTAGGTACAGTAGGATTAAGTATGGGAATAACGGGCGATTTATCTAGCATAGGTAAAATGTTAATCATTATAATTATGTTCATAGGTAGGCTAGGAGTATTGACCTTTGGCCTTGCGATTTGGTCTAAGTCTATACAAACTGAGGAATCTGTTTTTATAGAAGATGATATCGCTGTGTAG
- a CDS encoding biotin-dependent carboxyltransferase family protein has protein sequence MARLTVLNPGFQSTVQDTGRFAYREYGVPHSGAMDLVSSRLANRLLNNKDDDAVIEMTLSGAEMIFSEPTQIAITGAHCKIQVQHKVYKSPSVIRLKTGDVVKIGPAIDGNFIYLGIKNGFQTESSLGSRSYYPHILDNALLKKGDHLSYHRAEKSIELIDEIPSNLNASLKAYAGPEFHLLNRKQQEQLLATTFTVSNEWDRMAYQLNEVIANHLAAIKSSPVLPGTIQLTPQGRLIVLMRDAQTTGGYPRVLQLTEKAVSAISQKRVGVSVDFIIKN, from the coding sequence ATGGCTAGACTAACTGTTCTTAATCCAGGTTTTCAATCAACTGTACAAGATACGGGCAGATTTGCATATAGAGAATATGGTGTGCCACATAGTGGCGCCATGGATCTAGTTAGCTCGCGTCTAGCAAATCGATTATTAAATAATAAGGATGATGATGCAGTAATCGAAATGACATTGTCCGGTGCCGAAATGATTTTTTCAGAGCCTACACAAATTGCAATCACTGGAGCACATTGTAAAATACAGGTACAACACAAGGTTTATAAAAGTCCTAGTGTGATAAGACTTAAAACAGGAGATGTAGTTAAAATAGGTCCTGCTATAGATGGTAATTTTATTTATTTAGGGATTAAGAACGGTTTTCAAACAGAATCATCTCTAGGTAGTCGATCTTACTATCCACATATTTTAGACAACGCATTACTTAAAAAAGGCGATCACCTTTCATACCATCGAGCAGAAAAAAGTATAGAACTAATTGATGAAATCCCATCAAATTTAAACGCTAGTTTAAAAGCATATGCAGGTCCAGAATTTCATTTGCTCAATAGAAAGCAGCAAGAACAGTTACTAGCGACCACTTTTACAGTATCAAATGAGTGGGATCGTATGGCTTATCAATTAAATGAAGTCATAGCTAACCATCTAGCAGCCATAAAAAGTAGTCCTGTATTACCAGGGACCATACAATTAACACCACAAGGTAGGTTAATTGTATTAATGAGAGATGCACAAACGACAGGTGGTTATCCTAGAGTATTACAACTTACTGAAAAAGCGGTGAGTGCGATTAGTCAAAAAAGAGTTGGAGTATCTGTAGATTTTATAATTAAGAATTAA
- a CDS encoding hemerythrin domain-containing protein: protein MNIFEALRKDHEIQRELCDQLVHTSGDTALRKNMFEKLKHELAIHADAEERHFYVPLIESDLTQEKARHSIAEHHEMDELVEKLEETDMDSSAWLKYMKELAHQVEHHLDEEEQEVFQLAGKALKEKEKTSLAKDYLKFMEQNR, encoded by the coding sequence ATGAATATTTTTGAAGCCCTTAGAAAAGATCACGAGATACAAAGAGAACTTTGTGATCAACTAGTCCATACATCTGGAGACACCGCATTAAGAAAAAACATGTTTGAAAAATTAAAACACGAGTTGGCTATACATGCAGACGCTGAGGAAAGACATTTTTATGTACCATTGATTGAGTCTGATCTCACACAAGAAAAAGCTAGACATAGCATTGCTGAGCATCACGAGATGGATGAGTTAGTTGAAAAACTAGAAGAAACAGACATGGATAGCAGTGCCTGGCTTAAATACATGAAGGAGCTGGCGCATCAAGTAGAACATCATCTTGATGAAGAAGAGCAAGAAGTCTTTCAACTTGCTGGTAAAGCTTTAAAGGAAAAAGAGAAAACCAGCTTAGCAAAAGATTATCTCAAATTTATGGAACAAAATAGATAG
- a CDS encoding Nramp family divalent metal transporter codes for MFQKIFKNIGPGTLVAAAFIGPGTVTVCTLAGANYGYSLLWAMLLSIFATIVLQEMAARLGLITGKGLPEILHSTISNKIIRMAIVILVLAAIAVGNAAYEAGNISGGVLGLNIIFGTHWYFPLLLGLIAFCLLIYGNYKVLERVLITLVVIMGISFIATAIAIGPDFSLILKGLFIPSINEGNLLTIVGLIGTTVVPYNLFLHASLVSEKWNDTMDLNAVRKDTIISVILGGLVSMSIIVAATALQSTRVSTGADVAKALEPIFGVASTYVFSIGILAAGITSAITAPLAAAYVVKGCLGWHGNMKSWSFRAVWMIILALGVLFSSIGLKPLDIITFAQIANGLLLPIIAILLLWLVNQKFLGAYQNRSWQNIMALIVIAIAIILGAKTLLKVFEII; via the coding sequence ATGTTCCAGAAGATCTTTAAAAATATAGGTCCTGGAACTTTAGTAGCTGCGGCTTTTATAGGTCCTGGAACAGTTACTGTTTGTACTCTTGCAGGCGCAAACTATGGTTATAGCCTGCTTTGGGCGATGCTGCTTTCTATTTTTGCGACGATTGTATTGCAAGAGATGGCTGCCCGATTAGGGTTGATTACTGGTAAAGGATTACCGGAAATATTGCACAGTACAATAAGCAATAAAATAATTAGAATGGCAATAGTTATTCTAGTACTAGCAGCCATTGCGGTTGGTAATGCGGCTTATGAAGCAGGTAATATTTCTGGTGGTGTGCTGGGTTTAAATATCATATTCGGTACACATTGGTATTTTCCATTATTACTAGGATTGATTGCTTTTTGTCTACTCATTTATGGAAATTATAAAGTATTAGAACGTGTATTAATCACGCTAGTAGTTATCATGGGAATTTCATTTATAGCAACCGCAATAGCGATAGGACCAGACTTTAGTTTGATTTTAAAAGGTCTATTTATTCCATCCATTAATGAAGGTAATCTCTTAACTATAGTAGGCTTAATAGGTACCACAGTGGTGCCTTATAATCTTTTTTTACATGCGTCATTAGTAAGTGAGAAGTGGAATGACACAATGGATTTAAATGCCGTTAGAAAAGACACTATTATAAGTGTCATTTTAGGAGGATTAGTCTCTATGTCGATCATTGTTGCAGCAACAGCGTTACAATCCACTAGAGTCTCTACAGGAGCAGATGTAGCAAAAGCTCTTGAACCGATCTTTGGCGTGGCGTCAACTTACGTATTTTCTATCGGTATTTTAGCCGCCGGAATTACCAGTGCGATTACTGCGCCTCTTGCTGCTGCATATGTCGTTAAAGGTTGTCTAGGATGGCATGGTAATATGAAAAGTTGGTCTTTTAGAGCGGTATGGATGATTATACTAGCGCTAGGAGTGCTATTTTCTAGTATAGGTTTAAAGCCACTAGACATTATCACATTTGCTCAAATTGCAAATGGATTGTTATTACCCATTATCGCTATTCTATTATTATGGCTGGTGAATCAAAAGTTTCTAGGTGCTTATCAAAATCGCAGTTGGCAAAACATTATGGCTCTTATCGTTATCGCAATAGCCATTATATTAGGTGCAAAAACACTTTTAAAGGTATTTGAAATTATCTGA
- a CDS encoding 5-oxoprolinase subunit B family protein: MDSFIVYHRYSENSLLVTIDIDTDVQEYRSYITRLINDQYGHRVVLNQGFNSVLILWREESVNQTLINEVKLLLKGITPSPMRVINKWKLPVYYDCLSADIRAVSKYTNLEVDEIIRLHQQIVYSVHFMGFLPGFPYLKGLSKELTIPRKAIPSQAVEMGSVAIAAGICGIYPQNSPGGWYVLGNCPVPLFNREREQPFLLSIHDQVEFYAIDKSTFKYLKQHSSHLDINQFIHG; encoded by the coding sequence TTGGATAGCTTCATTGTATATCATCGATATAGTGAGAATAGTTTACTGGTTACTATTGATATAGACACCGATGTGCAAGAATACCGTTCATACATTACGAGATTAATTAATGATCAATATGGACATAGGGTTGTATTGAATCAAGGATTTAATTCTGTTCTCATTTTATGGCGTGAAGAGTCTGTAAATCAAACTTTGATAAATGAGGTAAAATTGTTATTAAAAGGCATAACTCCATCTCCAATGCGTGTTATCAATAAATGGAAATTACCGGTTTATTATGATTGTCTTTCCGCAGATATAAGAGCAGTATCAAAATATACAAATTTGGAAGTTGACGAAATAATACGTCTACATCAACAAATAGTTTATTCGGTTCATTTTATGGGATTTTTGCCAGGATTTCCCTATCTAAAAGGGTTGTCTAAAGAACTAACTATTCCTCGTAAGGCAATACCATCGCAAGCCGTAGAAATGGGATCTGTGGCTATTGCGGCAGGAATCTGTGGTATTTATCCACAAAACAGTCCTGGTGGCTGGTACGTACTAGGGAACTGTCCTGTACCACTTTTTAATAGAGAACGAGAACAACCTTTTTTATTATCTATCCATGATCAAGTTGAATTTTATGCAATAGATAAGTCAACTTTTAAATATCTAAAACAACATTCAAGTCATCTAGACATTAATCAATTTATACATGGCTAG
- a CDS encoding LamB/YcsF family protein, translating to MVTIDVNMDLGEGMNVEGQVMPYISSCNIACGGHYGNYDSIKETLLLAQKYGVKTGAHPSFEDRENFGRIHLDWNEARFRESVSKQIQQFHDVALELGMTMHHIKMHGALYHATAHLPEYVDWTIKLVRDQYPDVKLYVPSDSLIEQELKNHRLSYLQEAFADRRYDGDGKLVPRSKPNAVIEDVSKLVNQLSMMVHEHKVICIDEQEIPLNAQTYCVHGDNLSIVHNFNEVITALNLNRIKIG from the coding sequence ATGGTTACGATTGATGTTAATATGGACCTAGGTGAAGGAATGAATGTTGAAGGACAGGTTATGCCATATATAAGTTCTTGTAATATTGCATGCGGTGGCCATTATGGAAATTATGATTCTATAAAAGAGACCTTGCTTTTAGCTCAAAAATATGGTGTCAAAACAGGTGCGCATCCTTCTTTTGAAGATCGAGAGAATTTTGGTCGAATTCATTTAGATTGGAATGAAGCACGCTTTCGCGAAAGCGTATCTAAACAAATCCAGCAATTCCATGATGTAGCATTAGAGCTAGGAATGACTATGCATCACATCAAAATGCACGGTGCTTTATATCATGCAACAGCACACTTACCTGAATATGTTGATTGGACAATTAAGTTGGTGAGAGACCAATATCCAGATGTTAAGTTATATGTACCATCTGACAGCTTAATAGAACAAGAATTAAAGAATCATAGATTGTCTTATTTACAAGAGGCATTTGCTGACCGACGTTATGATGGTGATGGGAAATTAGTTCCTCGCAGTAAACCTAATGCGGTAATTGAAGATGTATCAAAGCTTGTTAATCAACTATCAATGATGGTTCATGAACATAAGGTGATTTGTATAGATGAGCAGGAAATCCCCTTAAATGCACAAACCTATTGTGTGCATGGAGATAATCTATCGATAGTTCACAATTTTAATGAGGTAATTACTGCATTGAATTTAAATCGAATTAAAATTGGATAG
- a CDS encoding alpha-amylase family glycosyl hydrolase: MKNSILFLFLIIVLYSCKTEVESQRLSLEKEQAHFDWSAANVYFLLTDRFHNGDASNDTIINRNKETGKLRGFEGGDFAGIIEKIDDDYFTDLGVNAIWLTPIWEQIHEGIDEGTGYSYAFHGYWAKDWTAVEPSYGTQAEFESLVQKAHDKNIRILLDVVINHTGPVTEMDPVWPADWVRTGPACTYQDQETAVSCTLTNNLPDIRTDSKEEVELPAHLVQKWKQEGRLEAELKELDDFFNRTGLPRTPVNYIIKWVTDYARETGVDGFRIDTVKHVEEEVWKVFNEQAIIAYEDWKKANPEKKIHDDAFFILGELYGYEASGGRRYYFNDNPVDYFDYGYDAMINFGFKRHAIAPYKELFKRYDGFRDSLLLEDPNDPAYFMNYISSHDDGQPFDAARERTFESVTKLLLTPGMAQIYYGDEVARPLIIEGTQGDATLRSNMDWDNIDANLLSHWQKLGQFRRNHPAVGAGSHHSLEHDGTGTIFARWYDKNGFQDQIIAGAGLKDENVTIDITRVFKDVTQLRNAYTGTILDVVDGTVTVQTQRGIVLLESI, from the coding sequence ATGAAAAACTCCATTCTCTTTCTATTTTTAATAATAGTACTTTATTCCTGTAAGACTGAGGTTGAAAGTCAAAGGTTATCATTAGAAAAGGAGCAGGCTCATTTTGACTGGAGTGCTGCAAACGTTTATTTTCTATTGACAGATCGATTTCATAATGGTGATGCATCAAACGATACCATCATCAACAGAAACAAGGAAACAGGTAAATTACGTGGATTTGAAGGTGGAGATTTTGCCGGTATCATTGAAAAAATAGACGATGATTACTTTACAGATTTAGGAGTTAATGCCATTTGGTTAACACCCATTTGGGAGCAAATTCATGAAGGTATAGATGAAGGAACAGGATACTCTTATGCTTTTCATGGATACTGGGCAAAAGACTGGACCGCAGTAGAACCTAGTTATGGTACACAGGCAGAATTTGAATCATTAGTTCAAAAGGCGCATGATAAAAATATAAGGATTTTACTAGATGTTGTTATAAATCATACAGGACCTGTGACAGAAATGGATCCAGTATGGCCAGCAGATTGGGTTCGTACAGGACCTGCTTGTACCTATCAGGATCAAGAAACCGCAGTGAGTTGTACTTTAACTAATAACCTACCAGATATAAGAACGGATAGTAAAGAAGAAGTAGAATTGCCAGCGCATTTGGTTCAAAAATGGAAACAAGAAGGCCGCCTTGAAGCAGAACTTAAAGAGCTGGATGATTTTTTTAATCGTACAGGATTACCACGCACACCGGTTAATTATATTATTAAATGGGTTACTGATTATGCTCGTGAAACAGGTGTCGATGGATTTAGAATTGATACGGTGAAGCATGTAGAAGAAGAGGTTTGGAAAGTCTTTAATGAACAAGCCATAATAGCTTATGAAGACTGGAAGAAAGCAAATCCCGAAAAGAAAATACATGACGATGCCTTCTTTATTCTAGGAGAGTTATACGGTTATGAGGCGAGTGGTGGTAGAAGATATTATTTTAATGATAATCCAGTAGACTATTTTGATTATGGCTATGACGCGATGATTAATTTTGGTTTCAAGAGACATGCTATAGCGCCATATAAAGAGCTATTTAAACGATATGATGGCTTTAGAGATAGCTTACTTCTAGAAGACCCTAATGATCCTGCTTATTTTATGAATTATATAAGCAGTCATGATGATGGTCAACCTTTTGATGCAGCTAGAGAGCGTACTTTTGAGAGTGTTACTAAGTTATTACTCACGCCTGGAATGGCACAAATCTATTATGGTGATGAGGTAGCAAGACCTCTTATCATAGAAGGTACTCAAGGTGACGCCACATTAAGATCCAATATGGACTGGGATAATATTGATGCAAATTTATTGAGCCACTGGCAAAAATTAGGTCAGTTCCGTCGCAATCATCCTGCGGTAGGAGCAGGTAGCCATCATTCCCTAGAACATGATGGAACGGGAACCATTTTTGCTAGATGGTATGATAAAAACGGTTTTCAAGATCAAATAATCGCTGGAGCAGGCTTAAAAGATGAAAATGTGACTATAGATATTACTCGTGTTTTTAAAGATGTTACTCAATTACGTAATGCTTATACGGGAACTATTTTAGATGTAGTAGATGGTACAGTCACCGTTCAAACTCAACGTGGTATCGTGCTGCTAGAATCTATATAG
- a CDS encoding YihY/virulence factor BrkB family protein, which produces MSLQKFKWLHLPSILWESAKKWNDDDVWQLSASVAYYTILALPGLLVIMINIVGAVWDTEIATGRLTSSLTSLIGYDSAESINGILQAASRDSDSWFAKIVGISTLVFAATGVFYQLQLSLNKIWKLKINPKTPWWKIITDRVKSFGFILVLGFLILISFILSAVIGILQDWIQIHIADYLGQLALVVNYIVSLAIISFLFGLMFRYLPDARLKWDMVWPGALLTGILFETGKFLLEIYFTQSSPASAYGAAGLIVLLLLWVSYSSLILFYGAEFIKVYASRYGHGISPSSKSLKYREELIITDKGEDVTEMEIEELINSDDNPIVDR; this is translated from the coding sequence ATGTCTCTGCAAAAATTTAAATGGCTTCATTTGCCGTCCATTTTATGGGAAAGTGCAAAAAAATGGAATGATGATGATGTGTGGCAATTAAGTGCTAGCGTTGCTTATTATACCATACTTGCCTTACCAGGATTGCTAGTCATTATGATTAACATCGTAGGAGCGGTATGGGATACTGAAATTGCCACAGGTAGATTAACCTCTAGCCTTACATCATTAATAGGGTATGATAGTGCCGAAAGTATCAATGGAATTTTACAAGCCGCAAGTCGCGATTCAGACAGTTGGTTTGCAAAAATTGTTGGGATATCGACATTAGTTTTTGCGGCTACCGGTGTCTTTTACCAGTTGCAGCTATCTCTAAATAAAATATGGAAGCTTAAAATTAACCCCAAAACACCGTGGTGGAAAATCATTACGGATCGCGTAAAGAGTTTTGGATTTATTCTCGTTCTAGGGTTTTTAATACTTATTAGTTTTATACTATCTGCAGTTATAGGGATTTTACAAGACTGGATACAAATTCACATTGCAGATTATTTAGGACAACTAGCTCTAGTGGTCAATTACATCGTTTCCTTGGCAATTATTTCATTTCTGTTTGGGTTGATGTTTAGATACTTACCAGATGCACGTCTTAAATGGGATATGGTCTGGCCAGGCGCTTTACTAACCGGTATTTTATTTGAAACAGGTAAATTTTTATTAGAAATTTATTTCACACAGTCCTCTCCAGCTAGTGCTTATGGTGCAGCAGGTCTTATCGTACTTTTGCTTTTATGGGTTTCTTACTCGTCCTTAATACTTTTTTATGGGGCCGAGTTTATTAAAGTATATGCATCACGTTATGGTCATGGAATATCTCCTAGTTCAAAATCCTTAAAATATAGAGAGGAACTAATCATTACCGATAAAGGAGAAGATGTTACTGAGATGGAAATTGAAGAATTGATCAACTCAGATGACAACCCTATTGTAGATCGTTAG
- a CDS encoding pyridoxamine 5'-phosphate oxidase family protein, translated as MSTENLYQKEALEKYLELSRSIETSMMLTNLGSKPVDSIPMTPKRINDNGSILFFSKSTSDHNKNIENDPDTQLIFSNVKSKEFLSVYGTTTISKDPILIEELYGNLDNNWFKGKDDPTITVLTFTPQQAQYWDTKTNSIVTLAKLAYTAITGDETEIGTSGSLKL; from the coding sequence ATGAGTACAGAAAACCTTTACCAAAAAGAAGCCTTAGAGAAATATCTAGAATTATCTAGATCAATTGAGACCAGCATGATGCTTACTAATTTAGGGTCAAAGCCAGTGGACAGTATACCGATGACTCCTAAAAGGATAAATGATAACGGCTCCATACTATTCTTCAGTAAAAGCACGAGTGATCATAATAAAAACATTGAAAATGATCCAGATACTCAATTAATTTTTAGTAATGTGAAGTCTAAAGAGTTTTTAAGTGTTTATGGAACCACTACTATTAGTAAAGACCCAATATTAATTGAAGAGCTGTATGGAAACCTGGATAACAATTGGTTTAAAGGAAAAGATGACCCAACAATAACAGTGTTGACCTTCACACCACAGCAGGCGCAATATTGGGATACTAAGACGAATTCAATTGTAACCCTTGCAAAATTAGCGTACACAGCTATCACCGGTGATGAGACAGAAATAGGAACTAGTGGAAGTTTAAAATTATAA